One part of the Sporocytophaga myxococcoides DSM 11118 genome encodes these proteins:
- a CDS encoding Ser-Thr-rich GPI-anchored membrane family protein: MKKVFYTLLCVLLLSLTIDTKAAITVTSPNSGGSYLGCTVQDITWTVSFSVSRINIYYSLDGGKIWKPVARSVSYYPQSYSWNLPQVNSNKCLIKIEDYFTPTDFDISDIPFSITSTTSSSLQLLSPIGGEKWGTTSEQLIKWNKTGSISKVRIRYSSDRGASWANIDTAAENTGSYRWVLPYNNISSNCIVRVSDYTNNCIFSESDSAFTILEQANYSVTRPNGGETFYTNSTAKIFWERSSSSSAFVSLHYSTDAGATWKKISTAESNYGVFDWIIPNTVSDKCLIKVSGYPDGTPVDISNAVFSIANPSITISQPASGEALTGCSKKSIKWTSKGTSPYVNVYYSADNGNTWNQAGNSVLNFIGNNSFEWTTPELSSNKYLVKISDFYTPSISGTSNNFSITKSSTANIKLTSPNGGDSLKTGQRINLTWTGTGLSDKVNIYYSGDEGKSWTTATTAPNTGKYLWTVPPATTSKGLVKITDAQNECIIDMSDNYFNVVPAPFFRIDFPNTSKDTVFPSNYKDIRWISGNMSSSYVSVSYSIDSGSTWVPLSSFASNVGYYGWTPPNLYSTKCLVKVSTTSTGDGLAEDISDEVFTIGKPNLNIITPNGGESISGCATNNITWSSKGGSSYINLFYSTDMGTSWNQVGTSSFSNKEGNNTAQWTAPGIAVENCLIKIKDASNPANEDVSDKAFSIVKTDTSYIKITYPNAGEPLGTSRSENITWTSSKNVTYVSLKYSIDGGNAWTTISSYNANTGSYKWQVPNTPSQNCIINVTSYSNSCTTDITDKPFSIVKVPTITVSSFMDRQTYRSGVNTTLYWTPTNVDSSLVKLEYSVDSTKTWKLIDVVKGKSSYNWNIPAEASTKAFIKVSLASNPDIYDINDAAFTILKSGIKLTSPAGGEVLNGCTAQTIKWNGPSPGGYVKIEYSADGGNNWVTINSSASSSASENSFQWTVPGIQSNQFRIKLTDTNSSQKDSSANFSVNHTGNALTITSPTDNEVINTGSAKKITWTTKGTVNNVTLQFYTTSSIYWTTIAQGIPNTGSYLWTAPTIAGDNYRLAINDNSQPCIVDYSDKNFTIKENPYINVTWDESNRSVKWYSNKLDSKALLNIEFSSDSMKTWSTIATNEANDGTYSFSSPNSNLTNCFFRVSEAGNPSLTGTNFTPLSLSKHTTLTFPAGGETVTGCISKSITWTSKGLNEFNILFSADNGVTWKIIADGVKSYGGSNSRYWNPEGINSTKCLIRLVSKTNPGVTETSAPFTIQYSGGTLKVVAPNGGESFGTSSQSEVKWTTTGSVPSVYVSYSYDAGLNWSNAHPFSINNTGKYKWTIPNKASTDYLIKISDNSGCITDISDAKFRVTETGNISITSPSAGDSYYSRDNGYINWSSFGLSEFVSLDYSLDSGSTWTAISAKEPNNGSYYWKTPDVGSVKAKVRVKDFSNPSRSAISDSVFTIIRQYITITSPNGGETFSGCTVNQIKWTNVGPYYYNLFYSTDAGATWNTIASSVYANSYNWTVPATSSAKCLIKVVSGSNPDLFDISDAQFTITNPASPGLSLVTPNGGEIYKAGTDKTIFWTTAGTISYVNIKYSSDGGTTWTAIANNTSNTGKYNWYFPTVTSSSYKVSIADASNACVSDISEASFAVQSIPTIIVSAPKTGDSLYSYSTFRATISRSTDIPNYIVELSTDSLRTWKRISSAYFDPSENYKVPDIVSHNCFIRASYGTAYGISSKFSIVRPVLTLTAPAGGESWLGCTYQTISWFSKGNTGYVNLYYSTDNGSTWKTIANDLSNVNGKNTYQWTIPAIISKSCRIKVVSTTSNMSSENATPFTVNNGLKSFEVLSPIGGETWPTGSAKTILWESTGSIANVDLKYSVDGGTSWNNIAYNIKNSGSYNWTLPATASTNALVRINDNSNSCVFDQSNFAFNINSALTLIYPNGGEKLNGCNNVSITWSSLGISSYSNLYYSIDGGTSWNLIASAVPTTTGNNTYSWKVVGNASSNCLVKVVDYYNKAISDASNAKFSIEGTGSSTITVTSPNGGESWGTGKQKLITWTGVNVSDKVNISYSSDAGNTWYTLATGITNTGSFDWRLPGDVTSKYLVRVSDNANSCVTDQSDALFNVIPMPFITINSLNSYEKIYSKNYKTLYWSSGSLKSINLTLEYSVDSMKTWKSITGGYNFGGNFDWYVPNEKSDKCFIRIYDTNDPSTFDINNAAFSISNPNITLTSPNGGENWAACSEQNIIWTSEQTSNKVNISHSTDNGVSWSTIASGINNYTYNTYTWKVPSTASGQNKIRVQDYNNSSLNDISEQVFTISNNVATITLTSPNGGEVLKGNTQKNITWTNTGSISTVRISYSTNNGVSWTSIINSLPNNGSYNWTIPNNISSTQTLIQVSDNGGCATDQSNAPFSIEAIPLFTLTNPNGGQILGIGTTTYIVWNLINAPMQSVNVDYTTDNGLTWTNIATQQPSTMEYLWLIPNTPSSQCRVRVTSASDPSLTVMSSSTFTIAPAEMRLLSHNGGEILSSCASSTITWTNTLFNTVSLYFSSDNGKSWSKITTRDRQSGISSLNWTVPPINSDHCLFKITSESDTTMSDVSNSTFTIKNSFVPTIKITSPDGGENWANGTQKTITWTSDASVKSVIIKYSSDNGTTWTYIDRYVTNTGSYNWTLPSRVSSSKTLVQISDVDNICNLDVSNASFNITGTPILNLISPNGGEKIVAGSLTTINWDASFIAGKIKLEYSLNSGTSWTLISDTISNIGNYNWQTPTLESTSGLIRISDAGNASVSDISSSAFTLEYAKIRVSRPNGKESWYGNTVKSIFWSSTNMGSSFVKIEYSIDSARTWKVITDKEVNDGAYSWTLPNSGSINCYVKVSDYNNPAIYDMNDTVFTMIRPAFTILSPNGGETLKSCTFTTVTWTGNSTGNLYYSTDGGTSWTSFPGGLIGNYSSSWNVPNISSSKCLVKIVDPNDATQFDISDVAFTIDNTKPTIKLTSPNGGETWGTGESRNITWTAPEEVKFIKLEVSINNSSYGDLFYSEQVANTGSKAWTVYNNPGTAKVRISDKGSCASDESDAAFTIKAAPFISVKSPDDVHQWTAGTYHEIEWNSGNLTNGKVNVHYSTDGGRSWILIESNYSGSTIYWKVPYTYTDNCVIRVADAGNSSVFATSQYIFKIVKPTFSYISFSNGKELSACMRTNIYWSSPSSAVNIYYSTDSGATWKNIVRNVSPNQYEWTVPQENSTKCFVKITDSGDESAFGIGDVMFSINNPVRTLKLTTTFNDTKTGSLKTISWENTGNVYNALLEYSTDGGTSWKLIEDVYSYGPYKWRVPNDPSVNALFRISDKASCAVAQSNPFKIEAVPYIYTVKPEGNENWDAGTTQYLYWSTGNLASQAVNLYYSADSAKTWTKFGSTSESYFVWTVPYISSSKVFIKVSSATNPAVYGMNEKPFTISKPEITVKFPNGGEKLTACVNNVIRWENKGVGSVYLYYSTDNGLTWTRIYSNPSYKDGYENWALPELSSSKVLIKVADAKDPMIYDVSDAVFEIQNVNTTSTLKLSAPNGGEVWDTYSEHEIKWTTTGTVKNVNLMYSTYGGLDWQFITSIPNTGSYTWQIPNTPTLSGVLKIMDAESCVSDVTDNQFDIKIVPSIKIEYPKLGDDLTQSAEVYVGGRAANLSSDYVKLEYSTNGGASWIFITENATTSFNAFYYYWKIPMITSSNVLLKASDPLDPKVYYISEIFKISPATNVWPGDVDNNGVADVYDMLPIGLNFGETGIPRASISTEWKAFDAQNWNKLQSNGLDMKFSDCDGNGSVYFQDTLAIIKNYGLTHPKSSNLRIAAEADLFLIFTQPPVPGEIIEAEIWAGKSSAPVNSLYGIAFNLEFNADAVEPNSASLSFKENWLGTIGSQAIGVYKAFESIGRIDGSLVRFDKTSKTGYGKIANLKMRLKPTAQYLSIGFTANKAVNSNGTPIILSPKSESVVMIATSAHGTTNTLQAEMYPNPTSGEVYIKTSLEGKVDITITNTLGEVVFRETSEENNLHLSLNDLPGGAYFVKIDHESGTTIKKLILQ, encoded by the coding sequence GTAAACGTTTATTACTCTGCTGACAATGGTAACACCTGGAATCAGGCAGGAAACTCTGTACTAAATTTCATAGGAAACAACTCTTTTGAATGGACAACACCTGAATTAAGCTCTAATAAATATCTTGTAAAAATATCAGACTTTTATACACCGTCTATTTCCGGAACTAGTAATAATTTCAGCATAACAAAAAGCTCTACTGCAAACATTAAATTAACCTCTCCAAATGGCGGAGATAGTCTCAAAACAGGTCAAAGAATTAATCTCACCTGGACTGGCACAGGTCTTTCTGATAAAGTAAATATATACTACTCCGGAGATGAAGGTAAAAGCTGGACCACGGCTACTACAGCTCCGAACACAGGCAAATACCTTTGGACAGTTCCTCCAGCTACTACATCAAAAGGATTAGTTAAAATTACAGATGCTCAAAATGAATGCATCATAGATATGAGCGATAACTACTTTAATGTTGTCCCTGCTCCTTTCTTCAGAATTGATTTCCCTAATACTTCAAAGGATACTGTATTCCCTTCAAATTATAAAGATATACGCTGGATCAGCGGCAATATGAGCAGCAGCTATGTCAGCGTCAGCTATTCCATTGACTCAGGTTCCACCTGGGTCCCACTAAGTTCATTTGCAAGCAATGTCGGATATTATGGATGGACACCTCCTAATTTGTATTCAACAAAATGCCTTGTAAAAGTAAGTACAACAAGCACCGGTGATGGACTTGCAGAAGATATTTCCGACGAAGTTTTTACAATTGGAAAACCTAATTTAAATATTATAACTCCTAACGGAGGAGAGTCGATCAGTGGCTGTGCGACAAACAATATTACATGGAGCAGCAAAGGTGGTTCATCCTACATAAATCTGTTCTACTCTACAGATATGGGAACCAGCTGGAATCAGGTCGGAACAAGTTCATTTTCAAATAAAGAAGGTAACAATACGGCACAATGGACAGCGCCAGGAATTGCAGTTGAAAACTGTCTTATAAAAATAAAAGATGCCAGCAACCCTGCGAATGAAGATGTAAGCGATAAGGCATTTTCAATTGTTAAAACAGATACTTCTTACATTAAAATCACATATCCTAACGCAGGTGAACCACTTGGCACTTCCAGATCGGAAAACATCACCTGGACATCATCTAAAAATGTCACGTATGTGAGTTTGAAATATTCAATTGATGGTGGTAATGCATGGACGACTATCTCTTCCTATAATGCCAATACCGGGAGTTACAAATGGCAGGTGCCGAACACTCCTTCTCAGAACTGTATCATCAATGTAACCAGTTACTCAAACTCTTGCACAACTGACATCACTGACAAGCCTTTTTCAATAGTTAAAGTACCAACTATTACTGTCAGTTCCTTTATGGACAGACAAACATACAGATCAGGGGTTAATACAACATTATACTGGACCCCAACCAATGTTGATTCTTCCCTGGTAAAACTGGAATATTCAGTTGATTCAACGAAAACATGGAAATTGATAGATGTTGTGAAAGGCAAAAGCAGTTATAACTGGAATATCCCGGCAGAAGCTTCTACTAAAGCTTTCATAAAGGTAAGCCTGGCTTCTAACCCAGATATTTACGACATTAATGATGCGGCATTTACCATTCTCAAATCAGGAATAAAACTGACCTCCCCTGCAGGAGGTGAAGTTTTAAACGGATGTACAGCCCAGACCATAAAATGGAATGGCCCATCTCCTGGTGGATATGTAAAGATTGAATACTCTGCTGATGGAGGCAATAACTGGGTAACAATTAATTCCAGCGCATCTTCATCTGCTTCAGAAAATTCCTTCCAATGGACAGTTCCCGGAATACAGTCAAATCAATTCAGGATAAAACTGACAGATACAAACTCTTCTCAGAAAGACAGCAGTGCTAACTTCTCAGTTAATCACACAGGTAATGCCTTAACTATAACGAGTCCGACAGACAACGAAGTGATTAATACAGGAAGCGCAAAAAAAATCACCTGGACAACCAAAGGAACTGTCAATAATGTGACATTACAATTCTATACTACAAGCAGTATATACTGGACAACTATCGCTCAGGGAATTCCAAATACCGGTTCCTATTTATGGACTGCGCCAACCATTGCTGGTGATAATTACAGGCTTGCAATCAATGACAATTCACAACCTTGTATTGTTGATTACAGCGATAAAAATTTCACTATCAAAGAAAATCCTTATATCAATGTCACCTGGGATGAATCCAACAGAAGCGTTAAATGGTATAGCAACAAACTTGACAGCAAAGCACTTCTTAACATTGAGTTTTCATCTGACTCAATGAAGACATGGAGTACTATAGCTACTAATGAAGCAAATGACGGCACATATAGCTTCTCGTCTCCTAATAGCAATTTAACAAACTGCTTCTTCAGAGTCAGTGAAGCCGGAAACCCATCCTTAACCGGAACTAACTTCACACCGCTCTCTTTAAGTAAACATACGACGTTAACTTTTCCTGCAGGTGGAGAAACAGTAACGGGTTGTATATCCAAATCTATTACATGGACAAGCAAAGGGTTAAATGAATTTAACATCCTTTTCTCCGCCGACAATGGAGTTACGTGGAAAATCATTGCTGATGGTGTTAAAAGTTATGGAGGAAGCAATTCCAGATACTGGAACCCGGAAGGAATAAATTCAACAAAATGCCTGATCAGGTTAGTGAGCAAAACTAATCCAGGAGTTACAGAAACCTCTGCACCTTTCACAATTCAGTATTCCGGAGGTACCTTAAAAGTTGTTGCGCCCAACGGGGGAGAAAGCTTTGGGACTTCAAGCCAGTCAGAAGTTAAATGGACAACAACTGGCAGTGTGCCCTCTGTTTATGTATCATATTCTTATGATGCAGGCCTCAACTGGTCCAATGCTCACCCTTTCTCAATAAATAATACAGGAAAATACAAATGGACTATACCAAACAAAGCTTCAACAGACTACCTCATAAAGATATCTGATAATTCAGGATGTATAACTGATATCAGTGATGCCAAATTCCGCGTAACAGAAACTGGAAACATTAGCATTACATCACCAAGTGCTGGAGATTCATATTATTCACGCGATAATGGTTACATCAACTGGAGTTCATTTGGCCTTTCTGAATTTGTATCACTAGATTACTCATTAGATTCTGGTTCAACCTGGACGGCCATCTCAGCAAAGGAACCTAACAATGGAAGCTACTATTGGAAAACACCTGATGTAGGGTCTGTTAAAGCAAAAGTGCGAGTCAAAGATTTTTCAAATCCTTCCAGGTCTGCAATATCTGACAGTGTATTTACCATTATCAGGCAATACATCACAATAACATCCCCTAATGGAGGAGAAACATTTAGCGGATGTACTGTTAATCAGATTAAATGGACCAATGTAGGGCCATATTATTATAACTTGTTCTATTCAACAGACGCGGGCGCTACCTGGAATACCATTGCATCTTCTGTTTATGCCAATTCATATAACTGGACTGTTCCGGCAACGAGTTCTGCCAAATGCCTGATTAAAGTAGTTAGTGGCTCAAACCCTGATTTGTTTGATATATCCGACGCTCAATTTACAATTACCAATCCCGCATCTCCTGGTTTATCTCTGGTAACGCCAAATGGAGGAGAAATTTATAAGGCAGGAACAGACAAAACAATCTTCTGGACAACAGCAGGAACAATTAGTTATGTTAACATCAAATATTCATCTGACGGCGGCACAACCTGGACTGCGATAGCCAACAATACTTCAAATACAGGAAAATACAACTGGTATTTTCCTACTGTGACCTCATCGTCATACAAGGTTTCCATAGCAGATGCTTCCAACGCTTGCGTCTCAGACATCAGTGAAGCGTCATTCGCTGTACAAAGCATTCCTACAATCATTGTATCTGCACCGAAAACCGGTGATTCATTGTATAGTTATTCTACTTTCAGAGCCACAATAAGCCGGTCAACGGATATTCCCAACTATATTGTCGAGCTCTCTACAGACTCATTAAGAACCTGGAAGAGAATATCATCTGCTTACTTTGATCCTTCAGAAAATTACAAAGTGCCTGACATAGTTTCTCACAACTGCTTTATCAGAGCTAGTTATGGAACGGCATATGGTATAAGTTCAAAATTCAGCATCGTTAGACCTGTACTCACATTAACCGCTCCTGCAGGCGGCGAAAGCTGGTTGGGATGTACTTATCAAACCATCAGCTGGTTCAGCAAAGGCAATACAGGATATGTCAATTTATATTATTCGACTGACAATGGTTCCACATGGAAAACAATTGCGAATGATTTATCAAATGTAAACGGCAAGAATACCTATCAATGGACAATTCCTGCCATAATTTCGAAGTCATGCCGAATCAAAGTTGTAAGCACAACATCAAACATGTCTTCAGAAAATGCAACTCCATTTACTGTCAATAATGGTTTGAAGTCATTTGAAGTGCTAAGTCCAATTGGTGGAGAAACATGGCCAACCGGTTCTGCTAAAACAATTTTATGGGAAAGCACAGGTAGCATTGCAAATGTTGATCTTAAATATTCTGTTGACGGAGGTACAAGCTGGAACAACATTGCTTATAATATCAAGAACTCTGGCTCCTATAACTGGACTCTCCCGGCAACAGCAAGTACCAATGCACTTGTAAGAATAAATGACAACAGCAATTCCTGCGTATTCGATCAAAGTAATTTTGCATTCAATATAAATTCTGCCCTAACATTAATTTATCCGAATGGAGGAGAAAAATTAAATGGATGCAATAACGTTTCGATAACCTGGTCAAGCCTTGGTATTTCTAGCTACTCAAATCTTTACTATTCTATTGATGGTGGTACATCATGGAACCTGATTGCCAGCGCTGTTCCGACAACTACCGGCAATAATACTTATTCATGGAAGGTTGTAGGCAATGCTTCTTCAAACTGTCTTGTTAAAGTTGTTGATTATTATAATAAAGCTATTTCAGATGCTAGTAATGCAAAGTTCTCTATAGAGGGCACTGGTTCTTCCACAATTACAGTAACCAGTCCTAATGGTGGTGAAAGCTGGGGTACAGGAAAACAAAAACTCATTACATGGACAGGAGTAAATGTTAGCGATAAAGTCAACATAAGTTATTCATCTGATGCAGGAAACACCTGGTATACACTTGCAACTGGAATTACAAATACTGGTTCCTTCGACTGGCGACTCCCAGGAGATGTTACTTCAAAATACCTAGTAAGAGTTTCTGACAATGCCAACAGTTGTGTGACAGATCAGAGTGATGCTCTTTTCAATGTGATACCAATGCCGTTTATCACCATTAACTCATTGAATAGCTATGAGAAAATATATTCCAAGAATTATAAAACCTTGTACTGGTCAAGCGGAAGTCTGAAGTCAATCAACCTGACGCTTGAATACTCTGTTGATAGCATGAAGACTTGGAAAAGCATTACAGGAGGATACAATTTCGGAGGGAACTTCGATTGGTATGTGCCAAACGAGAAATCTGATAAATGCTTTATCAGAATCTACGACACTAACGATCCTTCTACATTTGATATCAACAATGCAGCGTTTTCAATATCCAACCCTAATATTACTTTAACCTCTCCGAATGGAGGTGAAAACTGGGCTGCGTGTTCTGAGCAGAATATAATATGGACAAGTGAACAGACTTCCAATAAAGTAAACATAAGTCATTCTACTGATAATGGAGTAAGCTGGAGTACAATAGCCAGCGGCATCAATAATTACACCTACAATACCTACACATGGAAAGTGCCATCAACCGCTTCCGGGCAAAATAAGATCAGGGTGCAGGATTATAATAATTCTTCCCTGAATGATATATCTGAACAGGTATTTACCATCAGCAATAATGTTGCAACCATTACACTTACTAGTCCGAATGGAGGAGAAGTACTGAAAGGTAATACTCAGAAAAATATTACCTGGACAAACACAGGTAGTATCAGCACTGTGAGAATTAGTTACTCCACCAACAACGGTGTGTCATGGACCAGCATTATTAATAGTTTACCAAACAACGGCTCATACAATTGGACTATCCCCAATAACATCTCTTCTACACAGACCCTTATTCAGGTGAGTGATAATGGAGGTTGTGCTACAGATCAAAGTAATGCTCCCTTCTCTATTGAAGCCATCCCGCTTTTTACTCTGACGAATCCTAATGGAGGACAAATACTCGGAATCGGAACAACAACTTATATCGTGTGGAATCTGATCAATGCCCCAATGCAGTCTGTTAATGTTGATTATACAACCGACAATGGGCTGACCTGGACAAACATCGCAACACAGCAACCATCAACAATGGAGTATCTCTGGTTGATTCCTAATACCCCATCTAGCCAATGTAGGGTAAGAGTTACTTCAGCTTCAGATCCTTCCTTGACGGTAATGAGTAGTAGTACATTTACCATAGCTCCGGCTGAAATGAGACTACTATCGCATAATGGTGGCGAAATACTTTCGTCCTGTGCTTCATCAACTATCACCTGGACAAATACATTGTTTAATACTGTTAGTTTATATTTCTCTTCCGATAATGGAAAATCGTGGTCAAAGATCACCACACGGGACAGACAAAGCGGCATTAGTTCATTGAACTGGACAGTCCCTCCTATCAACTCTGATCATTGTCTCTTTAAAATTACTTCAGAGTCTGACACTACAATGTCTGATGTAAGCAACAGTACATTTACCATCAAAAATAGTTTTGTACCAACGATTAAAATTACAAGTCCTGATGGTGGAGAAAACTGGGCAAATGGAACCCAAAAGACAATAACATGGACAAGTGACGCCTCAGTAAAGTCAGTTATCATAAAATACTCTTCTGACAATGGAACGACCTGGACATACATTGACAGATATGTTACCAATACAGGCTCTTACAACTGGACATTGCCATCCAGAGTTTCTTCTTCAAAAACATTGGTGCAAATATCTGACGTTGACAATATCTGTAACTTAGACGTTAGCAATGCCTCATTTAATATCACAGGTACACCTATACTAAATTTGATTTCGCCAAACGGAGGAGAAAAAATAGTTGCCGGAAGTTTAACTACAATAAACTGGGATGCATCATTTATAGCAGGGAAAATAAAACTTGAATATTCACTGAATTCAGGAACTTCATGGACACTCATTTCTGATACCATAAGCAACATCGGAAACTATAACTGGCAAACTCCTACTTTAGAGTCAACATCTGGTCTTATCAGAATCAGTGATGCGGGGAATGCTTCAGTTTCTGACATAAGCAGTTCAGCATTCACACTAGAATATGCAAAAATAAGAGTATCAAGACCTAATGGTAAAGAAAGCTGGTATGGCAATACTGTTAAGTCGATATTCTGGAGTTCAACGAATATGGGTTCTTCTTTTGTAAAGATCGAATACTCGATAGACTCTGCAAGGACATGGAAAGTCATAACTGATAAAGAAGTAAATGATGGTGCCTATTCCTGGACCCTACCAAACTCAGGATCTATAAATTGTTATGTAAAAGTCAGTGATTACAATAACCCTGCGATATATGACATGAACGATACCGTCTTCACAATGATAAGACCAGCATTTACGATCCTTTCACCTAATGGAGGAGAGACATTAAAGTCATGTACTTTCACCACTGTAACCTGGACAGGAAACAGTACCGGTAACCTATATTATTCAACAGACGGTGGAACCAGCTGGACAAGCTTCCCTGGAGGGCTTATAGGAAACTACAGCTCAAGCTGGAATGTTCCAAACATCAGTTCCAGCAAATGTCTTGTAAAAATTGTAGATCCAAATGATGCTACTCAATTTGATATCAGTGACGTAGCATTTACCATTGATAATACCAAACCAACTATTAAATTAACTTCACCTAATGGAGGAGAAACATGGGGAACCGGAGAAAGCCGCAATATTACCTGGACTGCACCTGAAGAAGTTAAGTTTATTAAACTGGAAGTTTCTATAAATAATAGTTCTTACGGTGATCTCTTTTATAGTGAACAAGTTGCTAATACAGGTTCAAAAGCCTGGACAGTTTATAATAACCCCGGTACTGCCAAAGTACGAATCAGCGACAAAGGAAGCTGCGCATCAGATGAAAGTGATGCTGCATTTACAATTAAAGCAGCTCCGTTCATTTCTGTGAAAAGCCCCGACGATGTACATCAATGGACCGCCGGAACATACCATGAAATAGAGTGGAATAGTGGCAACCTTACGAATGGAAAAGTAAATGTTCACTATTCAACAGACGGCGGAAGATCATGGATACTTATAGAATCCAATTACAGTGGTTCCACTATTTACTGGAAAGTTCCTTATACATACACGGATAATTGTGTTATCAGAGTTGCGGATGCCGGAAATTCTTCAGTGTTTGCGACATCACAATATATATTCAAGATTGTCAAGCCAACGTTCTCCTATATAAGTTTCAGTAATGGGAAAGAGTTAAGCGCTTGTATGAGAACCAATATTTACTGGAGTTCCCCAAGCAGTGCCGTTAATATATATTATTCCACAGATAGCGGTGCTACATGGAAAAACATCGTTAGAAATGTAAGTCCAAATCAATATGAATGGACTGTGCCTCAGGAAAATTCAACAAAATGTTTTGTAAAAATTACAGACTCAGGGGATGAAAGTGCCTTTGGCATTGGTGATGTAATGTTCAGCATTAACAATCCTGTACGTACTTTAAAATTAACAACAACATTCAATGACACGAAGACTGGTAGTCTTAAAACAATCAGTTGGGAAAATACAGGTAATGTTTACAATGCTTTACTCGAATATTCAACAGATGGAGGCACAAGCTGGAAACTTATTGAAGACGTATACTCTTATGGTCCGTATAAATGGAGAGTACCGAACGATCCATCAGTCAATGCTCTCTTCCGCATATCAGACAAAGCAAGCTGTGCTGTAGCGCAAAGCAATCCATTTAAAATTGAGGCAGTGCCATATATTTATACTGTCAAGCCGGAAGGCAATGAAAATTGGGACGCAGGAACCACACAGTATCTATATTGGTCTACTGGAAACCTTGCCAGTCAGGCTGTAAATCTATATTACTCTGCTGATTCAGCAAAAACCTGGACCAAATTCGGATCTACAAGTGAAAGCTATTTTGTATGGACTGTTCCCTACATCTCATCTTCAAAGGTGTTTATCAAAGTAAGCTCTGCAACTAACCCAGCTGTTTACGGGATGAATGAAAAGCCATTTACCATTTCAAAGCCAGAGATTACGGTTAAGTTTCCGAACGGAGGAGAGAAGCTTACAGCATGTGTCAACAATGTCATTCGTTGGGAAAATAAAGGAGTAGGCTCTGTATACCTCTATTACTCAACAGACAATGGTCTGACATGGACAAGAATTTATTCCAACCCAAGTTACAAAGACGGATATGAAAACTGGGCATTGCCGGAGCTAAGTTCCTCTAAAGTTCTTATAAAGGTTGCCGATGCTAAAGATCCTATGATATATGATGTGAGTGATGCGGTATTTGAGATTCAAAATGTAAACACAACTTCGACTTTGAAGCTTTCCGCTCCTAATGGAGGAGAAGTATGGGACACTTATAGTGAACATGAAATTAAGTGGACAACTACAGGTACTGTCAAGAATGTCAATCTGATGTACTCCACCTATGGAGGGCTTGATTGGCAATTCATTACATCCATACCTAATACAGGTTCCTATACATGGCAGATTCCCAATACACCTACCCTATCAGGAGTTTTAAAGATCATGGATGCAGAGAGCTGTGTAAGTGATGTCACTGATAATCAGTTCGACATCAAAATAGTACCATCAATCAAAATCGAGTATCCGAAACTGGGAGATGATCTTACCCAGTCTGCAGAAGTATATGTTGGCGGAAGAGCAGCAAATCTTAGCTCAGACTATGTAAAGCTTGAATATTCTACTAATGGTGGAGCCTCATGGATATTTATAACAGAGAATGCAACAACATCTTTTAACGCATTCTATTATTATTGGAAAATACCTATGATTACTTCGTCCAATGTGTTGCTAAAAGCCAGTGATCCGTTGGATCCAAAAGTCTACTACATCAGTGAAATTTTCAAAATTTCTCCCGCAACTAATGTATGGCCTGGTGACGTTGATAATAATGGTGTAGCAGATGTTTATGACATGCTTCCTATTGGTTTGAATTTTGGAGAAACAGGAATCCCAAGAGCATCCATATCCACTGAGTGGAAGGCTTTTGATGCACAGAACTGGAACAAGTTACAGAGCAATGGTCTTGACATGAAGTTCAGTGACTGCGATGGCAATGGTAGTGTTTACTTCCAGGACACACTAGCTATCATCAAAAACTACGGGCTTACCCATCCGAAGTCAAGTAACTTAAGAATAGCTGCAGAAGCTGACCTGTTCCTAATTTTCACACAACCACCTGTGCCTGGAGAAATCATAGAGGCAGAGATTTGGGCTGGTAAAAGTTCTGCTCCGGTAAACAGCCTTTATGGAATTGCATTCAACCTAGAATTTAATGCAGATGCAGTAGAGCCAAACTCAGCATCCTTATCATTCAAAGAAAACTGGTTGGGTACTATAGGTTCACAAGCAATAGGTGTCTATAAAGCATTTGAATCTATCGGAAGAATTGACGGATCACTTGTAAGATTTGACAAGACTTCAAAGACAGGTTATGGAAAAATTGCCAACCTGAAAATGAGGCTGAAGCCAACTGCACAATATTTATCAATAGGCTTTACAGCTAACAAGGCAGTGAATTCCAATGGCACCCCTATTATCCTGTCTCCGAAGTCAGAGAGCGTAGTAATGATTGCGACATCAGCTCATGGCACAACTAATACACTTCAGGCTGAAATGTATCCAAATCCTACAAGTGGTGAGGTATATATCAAAACTTCGCTTGAAGGCAAGGTTGATATTACAATCACCAACACACTTGGAGAAGTTGTATTCAGAGAAACATCTGAGGAAAATAATCTTCATTTAAGTCTGAATGACTTGCCAGGCGGTGCATACTTCGTGAAGATTGATCATGAAAGCGGAACAACGATTAAAAAGTTAATTCTTCAATAG